The Paraburkholderia sp. PREW-6R genomic interval GCGAGGCGTGCCGGTTGCGCAAGGTGCGGGGGCGCCGCTCAAACGGGCCGCGCCCGAACCGCTCGCGTGGATTCATGGGGACAACGGCCTCGGCAACATCACGCTCGATTCTGCCGACGTAGCGCCACTCGACCCGCGTCCGGCTCACCGGTTCATCATCGACACGGTGCGCGCGCATCCGGACGAAGTCACGCTGATCGCCGTGGGGCCGCTCACGAATCTGGCGCTCGCGCTCGCGGACGATCCACAGGTCGCGTCGCTCGTCAAACAGGTGGTGATCATGGGCGGCGCGTTCGGCACTAACGGCGTGCTCGGCAACGTCACGCCCGCGGCGGAAGCAAACATGCTCGGCGATCCGGACGCCGCCGACGCCGTCTTCGGCGCGCATTGGCCGGTGACGATCGTCGGTCTCGATGTCACGCAGCGCACGATCATGAGCCATGCCTATCTGGCGTCGGTTCGCGACCGCGGCGGCGCGGCGGGCCAGTTCGTATGGGATGTGTCGCGGCACTATGAAGCGTTTCACGAGCAAAGCGCACAATTGGCGGGGATCTACGTGCACGATTCGTCCGCAGTGGCTTATGTGCTGGCGCCGCATCTCTATTCGACCCGCAGCGGCCCGGTGCGGGTTCTGACGGATGGCATGGCCGTGGGACAAAGCATCCAGAAGCCGTCCAGCATGCCTGTCCCCGCGCCGGATTGGGACGGCCGACCGGAATGCAACGTATGTCTCGACGTTGACGTGCCGGGCATGCTTGCGCTTTACGAGCGCACCGTTTGCGGTGAGCTTTAAGCAGCCACAAGGTGACGATGCAAAAGAGGCCAGGAGCGCAGGGTCCGGGATTGATCTGACGTGACACACGTTGCGTTGCAACATGCAATGCGGCGGGGCGCGGCGCTGTCGGCCGCCAATCTTTGCTACATTGCTGCACACGCACTGCGCACGCGTCAGCATGTCTTTTTCGCCGCGGCGCGGCCAGCGCGAACGCTATTCATCAAGAGGTCAGAGATGCGAATTCTAGTGGTAGGGGCGGGCGCCGTAGGTGGCTATTTCGGCGGACGGCTCGCCGAGGCGGGACGGGACGTGACGTTCCTCGTGCGGCCGGGACGAGCGAAGAAACTCGAGCAGGACGGTCTGGTCATTCACAGCGCGCGCGGCGACTTCACGCTGCGCGACGTGAAGACGATTCTTGCCGGCGTGAAGGCCGAGCCGTTCGATCTCGTGTTGCTCAGTTGCAAAGCCTATAGTCTCGACGACGCAATCGACTCGTTTGCGCCGTTGGTCGGCGAATCGACGATGATTCTGCCGATGCTCAACGGCATGCGCCATATCGATGTGCTCACGGAGAAGTTCGGCGCCGCGCGCGTGCTGGGAGGTCAGTGCGTGATTGCCGCGACGCTCAACGCCGAGCAGCAGATCCAGCATCTCAATGAGATGCATGCGATCACCTTCGGCGAACTGGAGGGCGGTACATCGGAACGTGTGCAGGCTGTGGCCGGCGTGATGGCGGACGCAAACTTCGATACGCTGGTGAGCGAAAATATCCTTCTGCGCATGTGGGAAAAGTGGGTGTTCCTGGCCACGCTCGCGGCCAGCACGTGCTTGATGCGCGGTGCGATCGGCGATATTCTGGCTGCGCCCGACGGCAAGCGTGTGATCGAAAACCTGCTCGGGGAATGCCGGGCGGTCGCCGAGAGCAAAGGCTTCACGATGGGGCCCGACTTCGACGCGCGCGCTACGCAAACGCTGCTGACGCCGTCGCCGCTTACGGCTTCGATGTTGCGCGACGTCGAAAATCATTCTCACACCGAGGCGGATCACATTCTCGGCGATCTGATCTCGCGCGGCGGCGACGCGCAAAAGGGCGAGCACGGCCTGTCGCTGCTACGTATCGCCTATAGTCATCTGAAGACGTACGAAGCAAGGCAGGCCCGCACATCGTGACGTGGGCCGCCCTGGACCAGCGAGCCGGTCTTCACGCAGCCTAACGATCGGAGGTGAAGCATGCCGAGCCCAACCGGATCGGTGCCCGCTTTAAGCGCCGCGTCGGCCACCGTCTTTTCGATCGGCATTGTTTTTCTCGGCTACTGGGGCATGTATGAGCCTAGTCGATGGCGCGCCGCCGACAATGTCGTGTTCGGGTTCGCGCTGCTGGGTTTCGGTTGCCTCGGACTGGTGCCGTGGGTTGTCACGTCACCAGTCGAGGCCGACGGCAACGACAAGCCGGTGCGCATTGCACGACACATGTTTCTCGCGGGCGTCGCGTCGATCTGGCTCGCGGTGGCGTTGTCCGTGATCTTGTAGTGGTACCGCTGCGCGCGCTAATGCCTACAGCAGAGCAGTACAAATCGCGGCGCGTCACGCCGCGGTGAATGCCAGGGTGGCGCCCGGTCTGGATCACCAGACCTGCGGCGCCGCAACCATTCCGGTTAGAACACCTTCACCGGCACGTTCACCACGAGCCGGTATTCCATGTTGTTGCCATCCGAGTAATGCGCTGTGCTCGTATGCCACATCGCGATGAACGTTATCTTCGTATCCTTGAAGCGCCCGCTTTGCAGCGTGTAGCTCGGAATGAAACCGAATTCGTGATGGTGGCCGTGCACCGGCTCGCCGTTTTTCCAGTACAGGTCATGAAGCGGTGCCGACGGCGACGCATTCTCCGCGGCGCCCGCCGACGCATCCGCGTTCCATCCATACTCGCCCCAGAACATTGCTTTCAGCCCCGGCACGCCGGCATATTTGCCGTCGAACGTGTAGCGCAGTTGCAGCGACTGCTCGTGCGGCGCGTTGTAGTCCACGTCCATCGAGTTTGTCAGGTAAATGCCGTTGGTCTCGTTGACGTAGTCGAAGAACTGGTCGCCCAGCACCTGCTGATAGCCGAGCAGCAGCGCGTGCGGCCCATGCTGCGCGGAGACCGACAGGCTGTATGCGTTGCTGTTGATATGCCCCTGGCGTGACGCGCCCGTGTCGTGTGTCGAATAGATATTCGCGAGGCCGCTCCACTTGATCGTGGCCGGATCACCGAACGATTGCGCGACCGAGCCGTAGTACTGACGCCAGACGTCGTCGGCCTGATCGACGTAGAGCGCCATTTCGCCGTTCTTCGCGTAGTGCCATGTGCCGCCAAGGTACGTCAGCCGGTCGATCCGCGTGCCGCCGTACGACGTGGTGAGGTTGGTCAGGTTCGTGTGGCCGCGCGCATCGACTTTGGTGAAACTGCCGGCCTCCAGCGTGGTGTGGGCCAGATCGTTGCTCACGAGCGAAACGCCGAGGAAGGTCGGCGGCAGCGCGCGATTGTCGTGCGGTTCGAGAAACGGATTCGCGACTGTTTGCAGACCGTATTTGACGACCGTCTCCGAAATGCGTCCCTTGATGTCGTACATGCCCGGATAAGCCCACGCGAGCTGCTGCGAGCCGCCGCCGTCCTTGCCCACGTGCACCATGTTGCCCGCGCCGTTGCCGCCGTCGAGCGTGAGCGCGCCGAACAGCGACGCGTCCACGCCGAAGCCGACCCGCCCTTGCGTAAAACCGGATTCGTAGTTGGCCTGAACGCCCTGAATCCACGCATGACGGTAGATCGTGTTCGGCGCCTGGAAGTAGTCGGCGTAGTTGCGCAATTGCAGGTTCACATGACTGTCTGCGATAAAGCCCTTGCTCGCCGCCTGGCTCGACGGCGGCGAGGGCGGCTCGACGGTCTGATTCGCCTCCGCATTGACGAGCGCATTCGTGGTGTCGGGTTGATCGTTGCGAATCTGTCCGCCCTCGTCCGCGCGACGCTTACCGGGAG includes:
- a CDS encoding nucleoside hydrolase; the protein is MSMHRVIYDTDPGVDDAMALVFQALHPDIELLGLTSVFGNATIETTTRNARFLAGRFARGVPVAQGAGAPLKRAAPEPLAWIHGDNGLGNITLDSADVAPLDPRPAHRFIIDTVRAHPDEVTLIAVGPLTNLALALADDPQVASLVKQVVIMGGAFGTNGVLGNVTPAAEANMLGDPDAADAVFGAHWPVTIVGLDVTQRTIMSHAYLASVRDRGGAAGQFVWDVSRHYEAFHEQSAQLAGIYVHDSSAVAYVLAPHLYSTRSGPVRVLTDGMAVGQSIQKPSSMPVPAPDWDGRPECNVCLDVDVPGMLALYERTVCGEL
- the panE gene encoding 2-dehydropantoate 2-reductase yields the protein MRILVVGAGAVGGYFGGRLAEAGRDVTFLVRPGRAKKLEQDGLVIHSARGDFTLRDVKTILAGVKAEPFDLVLLSCKAYSLDDAIDSFAPLVGESTMILPMLNGMRHIDVLTEKFGAARVLGGQCVIAATLNAEQQIQHLNEMHAITFGELEGGTSERVQAVAGVMADANFDTLVSENILLRMWEKWVFLATLAASTCLMRGAIGDILAAPDGKRVIENLLGECRAVAESKGFTMGPDFDARATQTLLTPSPLTASMLRDVENHSHTEADHILGDLISRGGDAQKGEHGLSLLRIAYSHLKTYEARQARTS
- a CDS encoding OprD family outer membrane porin, with the translated sequence MKDSRTKKRTKKSGASIVFFCALTLPASTVATSVYADDGVIQVSQPVPGAATAPPLAQTLSSPAHGMSATTVAQANPAPAPGKRRADEGGQIRNDQPDTTNALVNAEANQTVEPPSPPSSQAASKGFIADSHVNLQLRNYADYFQAPNTIYRHAWIQGVQANYESGFTQGRVGFGVDASLFGALTLDGGNGAGNMVHVGKDGGGSQQLAWAYPGMYDIKGRISETVVKYGLQTVANPFLEPHDNRALPPTFLGVSLVSNDLAHTTLEAGSFTKVDARGHTNLTNLTTSYGGTRIDRLTYLGGTWHYAKNGEMALYVDQADDVWRQYYGSVAQSFGDPATIKWSGLANIYSTHDTGASRQGHINSNAYSLSVSAQHGPHALLLGYQQVLGDQFFDYVNETNGIYLTNSMDVDYNAPHEQSLQLRYTFDGKYAGVPGLKAMFWGEYGWNADASAGAAENASPSAPLHDLYWKNGEPVHGHHHEFGFIPSYTLQSGRFKDTKITFIAMWHTSTAHYSDGNNMEYRLVVNVPVKVF